The following are encoded together in the Glycine max cultivar Williams 82 chromosome 8, Glycine_max_v4.0, whole genome shotgun sequence genome:
- the LOC100306688 gene encoding uncharacterized protein LOC100306688, which yields MEESVLTKRPREEEPLENKDSTYELLESLSKRHRSYNHILSLLESEEDDSTQDLSSLITSLQQEITNCASDSDTLLNQHSLTNTTTTTTTNSNLEDCSSSTTKYSSDMMEEHDDKEGVMRHLLEASDDELGIPNKEDESLDLGEDGFKFNGGDMFSSICDGLLWELEDEAANYYDLLQSQLFL from the coding sequence ATGGAGGAAAGTGTGCTAACAAAGAGGCCAAGAGAAGAAGAACCCCTAGAGAACAAAGATAGTACTTATGAATTACTAGAGTCCTTATCAAAGAGGCACAGGTCATACAACCACATACTCTCCCTCCTTGAATCAGAGGAAGATGACTCCACACAAGACCTATCTTCTCTCATCACTTCCCTCCAACAAGAAATCACCAATTGTGCCTCTGATTCGGACACCCTTTTGAACCAACACAGCCTCaccaacaccaccaccaccaccacaacaaATAGTAATTTAGAGGATTGTTCATCCTCAACAACTAAATATTCTAGTGACATGATGGAGGAACATGATGACAAAGAAGGGGTCATGAGACACCTTCTTGAAGCTTCTGATGATGAACTTGGGATTCCAAATAAAGAGGATGAATCACTCGATCTTGGTGAAGATGGGTTCAAGTTCAACGGTGGAGACATGTTTTCTTCAATTTGTGATGGGTTGTTGTGGGAGCTTGAAGATGAAGCTGCTAACTACTATGATCTTTTGCAGTCTCAACTctttctctag
- the LOC102664592 gene encoding uncharacterized protein, giving the protein MDKSNGCSFSSVTSIAVFSSAIFVVTLILVCLLYVMYCSSRSLSKRVLKPATTLFILRSGGHTAEMLNLLLVVLQKDRFKPRFYIAAATDMSLQALLIFFAPFENRMPAERSVVLNDSYSFETVLCAYPFLSSVLFAVFGVAYSMWFLFSCWRILSLVISKGLRVRIYVLASIVLVARHVVVNVCN; this is encoded by the coding sequence ATGGACAAAAGCAATGGCTGCAGCTTCTCTAGTGTGACTTCAATTGCTGTCTTCTCAAGTGCCAtttttgttgtaactttgattttGGTTTGTCTCCTTTATGTCATGTATTGTAGCAGCAGATCCTTGAGCAAAAGGGTTTTAAAACCTGCCactaccctttttattttaagatcaGGTGGTCATACTGCTGAGATGCTCAATCTATTATTGGTAGTGTTGCAGAAAGATAGGTTCAAGCCAAGATTCTACATTGCTGCTGCTACTGACATGAGTCTTCAAGCATTGCTCATATTCTTCGCTCCTTTCGAGAACCGCATGCCGGCAGAAAGATCGGTGGTTCTGAACGACAGTTACAGCTTCGAGACTGTGCTCTGCGCGTACCCTTTTCTGAGTAGTGTTCTTTTTGCGGTGTTTGGTGTTGCGTACTCAATGTGGTTCTTGTTCTCATGTTGGAGGATTTTGTCACTTGTCATAAGCAAAGGCTTGAGGGTGAGAATTTACGTGTTGGCTTCGATTGTGCTCGTGGCGCGACACGTGGTGGTCAACGTTTGCAACTAA